In the genome of Arachis stenosperma cultivar V10309 chromosome 6, arast.V10309.gnm1.PFL2, whole genome shotgun sequence, the window CCAATTTTTGCCTTCTCCGATCACTGCAGGTGTAAATTAGTGCTGCTGCTTGGAGATGTTCAAATTATTCGCTTAGTTTATAAGTTTCATCCAACTTTTTCAACaaaatgaattttgaaattttcatcTTTGATTTACATGTTTGATCTCAATCAGAACTAGCTTAGTTTTCGTGGATGACTTCAGTTACCATCATGTAATCcaacttttatttttcgtttacATACATTTTAAACATTatatataaaagttaaaaataaaatgtatacttattttattaacatattaatattttattgttaGTATTCTTCAATTCAATTTAACATAGATTTAACATAGGGTGGGAACAGGATGGAATTTTCTGAAGAGTTAAATAAATTCAAGAATAAAATGTTTCTTTTCAAAGTTTGTGTGAAGTTGGAGAATATCAATTTTTTCAATCGGTTTTTATCACAATTGTGAAGTTGTGTCACGATGAGATCATAATCAATTCCTTCAAATAGAAGTATAATATTGAGCAAGTATTTTAACTTTGGAGTAATCATGgtatatatgtaattttttcATATACTCGGTGTGTTTAAATTTTCATTAGGATATCTTTTTCCCTGTAAATTCTGATATAATAACACTTCTAATTGATTATTTAGCCATGAATAAGGTAAATAtctttacaaaaaaaatttgtcaatttaattttaaaaaaattatttatttaattcatATCTGTGAAAAAGGATATGGGACAAAATTAGCATTATTAAACCATTCCGATATTGACAAAAATTGACGGAATATAATGTATATCTCTTTTTAATATtgatatatttatcttttatatttaaatGATATAAAAATTCTCCAACTTCAAATGCACTCTCCTTATAACAAATTTAGTGGACTTTCTGTCTATAAAAAATTCTTCTTGGTGCACTATCATAATTGTTGATATGTAGTATTCTAAAATAGTTAATAGATTGCGAGTTTAAGTGGTGGTGTTTTATTTAAGAGTATGTAGTAGTAACCACGGAACAGTTATTGTTTTATGTATGGTTTTAGGACAATTTCGAAGTTCTATTGTTGCTCAAAGTTTTGTAAATTTTACGGTTGAGCTATGAATTTTTCAAATTACAATTTTTAGAATATATAAACTTTCAATGGTGGGATTGTTAATTAGATCCTTATCTTTTTAcataacttttatatttttatagaaaGTTGATTCACATATAGGTGACAAACAACTTGACATTGTGTCTTCTAAGTCTATTACATCAATCAAGTTTGGAGAGAAAACAAATTCTGCTGGTAAAAATCATACAGTTAATGAAGTTGGTGTAGAAGTGCTACGATTATATGGGACAAACAAAATTTAGTTATAAACCCagcttattttttttttgctgatGAACCTACAAGTACTTCTGAGAATGCTTCTGAAGCTACTAAAAGTGAAAGATGGGTTTCACAACTAATTCATGTTGTTGGAGAAGATTACAATTTTTTAACAACAAAGATAAGAAAAGTTGTCAAAAAATAGTTTATTAAGCAGTTTTTATAATCATAATAGAACGATAATGCAAGTATTTTTTGGAGATTTATTGTGTATCCAACCATCTTATCCACGCAATAAGTTTAGTCTAAGTATTTTCATCTTGTTTAGTTACAAATTAATTATACACCGAGTAAAAGTTAGAgactttttaattaaaatattgataTTATCGACATATTACTTTATATCTTACCTTCATTTATAGTtatatttgatatatatatctgatttattaaaaaaaataaattattaaaattaattaataattattttaaaattaatacaactaaattaaataaataatttattatttttttattaattaaattattataatttaaattaatttttataaaataatttaaaattataatttttattttatcacgTGTCCCGCACGGATAATTACACTTGTTTGAATGACTAAAAACCTTCATTTTGTTTGTAAAGAAAATTTTCATGACATTCTCGAATTATTTTAAGCGTACGGCTTAGGGAACTGCCGGaagtctttttattttttattttccgGAATTAGTCCCGCTTCTTTGACCTTGgtcagcaaaaaaaaaaaaaaagaatacttggtgaaaatttaatatgaataaaaatatataaataaaatataattacaaaataataataaaaaatataaatgaatTTGTATTGATATGGAgttgattttcttaattttttttaaatatttggtaaaatatgttgttttattatttaatatttttttgttacttaaaaaatataagatgagagattatattttagtaaataattaaaaaataaaaaatttatttttgattcTATTTGGATGAGAGTGATAAAtacatataattatataaaaaatattatgataaaaattaaaaactaattttttagaCCAACATTATAATTTGTGGATTTTTTTGGTGGCTAATATGTGGATATTTTTAAAGTCAATTTTATGGTGTTTATGAGTTGGTGTTTAAATTTTGCCTAACTtactttttataataaattttgattttataaaaattatttattgttatatattttaaattaaatattattttttaattttttttagtaaatagaCACCATAACATTCACCTATTTTTAAATGTTTATGATTCTTGTCtatttgtttttataaaaatatttagaaaattttgatattttttataagaaTTGATAAATAAAACTCACAATTTTTTTGGGAGTCTGCATACCTATAAATCTGATCTCCAATAATTATTCAAGTAAACTGAAGTTATAAATCAAAGTAAGGAGCCCAGCCATTTAAACTTAATTCTCTATGAAAAAAACTCCAAAGAATATATACAAACTTTAAACTTAAATGCCCAAACAGCCCCTTAATTACatctctttaaaaaaaaaaaaaagaagcaaaactTGAATGAGACGGTCGAAACTCGGAATCCATGGCGTTTGTTCAAAACTGGTAGGTGCTTCTCAGTCTCAGGTCAGATTTCAGGCCGATGTTTTAATCTTTCTCTGTTCTTCTTTCTGTACATAAATTGGGGAATTCATTATTTGCTCTATGGCACTAAAGCTCCAATCTTTAGCATATTCAACTCGAATCCTCAGATGGGTTTCTCGAAGTGCTTCGATTTCTTCAACCTCATGCCCCCGTCATGTTGAAGATCTTACCGAATGCATTGCAACCTCCAATGATTCATCTGAGTTTCAtcaaaatattaactttttgaGGAATAAACTTAGGCCCGATAACTTGATCCGGGTTTTGGACCGTACTAGTGATTTGGATTCTGCGGTGAAGACATTCAAATGGGCTTCGCAGAAGAGTTTCCGCCACAGTTCCCATACATATTTTGGGATCATTTGGAAATTGGGTATGGCTGGGAATGTTCAAAAGATGGGGGCTTTATGTCAAAGCATGCTAAAGGATAGGTGCCCTGATGCTGAAGAAGCTCTTCTTGCATTGATTCATACCTTTGTGAAACATCATAGGATTAATGAAGCTATGGAAGTGTTTAGGAACTTGAAGAATTCGGGTGTATATAAGCCCCCAGTAGAAGTTTTCAATGTTTTGCTGGGAGCCCTAGTGGAAGAAAGTGGAGATTTTCAaaatgccttgtttgtttataaGGAGTTGGTGAAGACAGGAATCCTACCAACGGTACATACTTTGAATTATTTGTTGGAGGCACTGTTCATGAATAATCAGGTTGAATTGGCCTTGAATCAATTTAGGAGGATGGGGAATAAAGGATGTTGTCCAAATAGTAAGACGTTTGAAATTCTTGTGAAGGGCCTAGTTGCGAAAAATCGAGTGGATGAGGCTATTTCTGTTATGGGGGAAATCTTTGAACAAAAATATCAGCTTGATATGAGTTTCTATTCCTTTTCCATACCTCTTTTGTGCAATGAAAATAAAGTAGAGATGGGAGTAAGGTTATTTGAAATGATGAAAGCTTCTGATGTTAAGCCAGATTCATTAATTTATGGGGATCTGGTGAGGTGTTTGTGCAGAAATCTCCATTTAGATTCTGCTATAGGCCTTATAAATGGTATGATAGAAAGTGATATCTCACCCAGTGATGATGATTTTGTTGATCTGGTTAATTGCTTTTGTGAATTGGGGAAAGTAAGTGAGGCTATAATGTTTTTAGATGATAAACAAGTCCTCGAAACTGCCCCTTACAATGCATTGCTTGAAGGTTGCTGCAATGCCGGTAATATTCTGGATGCATATTTCCTGCTTGATTCAATGTTTGAGAGGAATATAGCTGATTGTCATTCTTGGAGCATCCTCGTTAGATGCCTTTGTGAAAAGGAAAACATCGGGAAGGCATTTGAACTTCTTGGAAAAATGTTGAAGTTACGAGTTCATCTTGATGTCGAAACATATTCTGCTCTTATACTTGGCTACTGCAGAGTGGGCAAGTATGAAGATGCATTTGGACTTTTTCGTCGAACTCGTGCCAAATGCTGGCTTTTGGATAGTACATCTTATTCTGAACTACTTGCAGGCCTCTGTGACATAAAAAATTCTGATGCGGCTGTTGAAGTTTTCTACCACATGGCCTTGAACAGATGCTCTCTTCATCCTTCGTCCTACTGTAAGTTGATAAAATGTTTATGTGATGAATGTCAGGTCAATAAAGCTATAAATATGTGGCAGTTGGCTTCTTGCTGTGGTACATCTTGCTGTATTGACGCGCACACTACAATCATGCGTGAGTTGTC includes:
- the LOC130933473 gene encoding pentatricopeptide repeat-containing protein At1g12620-like isoform X2, translated to MALKLQSLAYSTRILRWVSRSASISSTSCPRHVEDLTECIATSNDSSEFHQNINFLRNKLRPDNLIRVLDRTSDLDSAVKTFKWASQKSFRHSSHTYFGIIWKLGMAGNVQKMGALCQSMLKDRCPDAEEALLALIHTFVKHHRINEAMEVFRNLKNSGVYKPPVEVFNVLLGALVEESGDFQNALFVYKELVKTGILPTVHTLNYLLEALFMNNQVELALNQFRRMGNKGCCPNSKTFEILVKGLVAKNRVDEAISVMGEIFEQKYQLDMSFYSFSIPLLCNENKVEMGVRLFEMMKASDVKPDSLIYGDLVRCLCRNLHLDSAIGLINGMIESDISPSDDDFVDLVNCFCELGKVSEAIMFLDDKQVLETAPYNALLEGCCNAGNILDAYFLLDSMFERNIADCHSWSILVRCLCEKENIGKAFELLGKMLKLRVHLDVETYSALILGYCRVGKYEDAFGLFRRTRAKCWLLDSTSYSELLAGLCDIKNSDAAVEVFYHMALNRCSLHPSSYCKLIKCLCDECQVNKAINMWQLASCCGTSCCIDAHTTIMRELSKSGKAKDLLVVLSQMLVEGCNLDAETYCILIHTMSKQNQVKECVLFFNMMINEGIVPDPEGKKHEARRLLDLMLEKGWLPDATTHKLLVGSDARETRSQDILSIDNSAAQDTVSNILAEGLGET
- the LOC130933473 gene encoding pentatricopeptide repeat-containing protein At5g65560-like isoform X1 encodes the protein MALKLQSLAYSTRILRWVSRSASISSTSCPRHVEDLTECIATSNDSSEFHQNINFLRNKLRPDNLIRVLDRTSDLDSAVKTFKWASQKSFRHSSHTYFGIIWKLGMAGNVQKMGALCQSMLKDRCPDAEEALLALIHTFVKHHRINEAMEVFRNLKNSGVYKPPVEVFNVLLGALVEESGDFQNALFVYKELVKTGILPTVHTLNYLLEALFMNNQVELALNQFRRMGNKGCCPNSKTFEILVKGLVAKNRVDEAISVMGEIFEQKYQLDMSFYSFSIPLLCNENKVEMGVRLFEMMKASDVKPDSLIYGDLVRCLCRNLHLDSAIGLINGMIESDISPSDDDFVDLVNCFCELGKVSEAIMFLDDKQVLETAPYNALLEGCCNAGNILDAYFLLDSMFERNIADCHSWSILVRCLCEKENIGKAFELLGKMLKLRVHLDVETYSALILGYCRVGKYEDAFGLFRRTRAKCWLLDSTSYSELLAGLCDIKNSDAAVEVFYHMALNRCSLHPSSYCKLIKCLCDECQVNKAINMWQLASCCGTSCCIDAHTTIMRELSKSGKAKDLLVVLSQMLVEGCNLDAETYCILIHTMSKQNQVKECVLFFNMMINEGIVPDPGKLFDQLSFIANHSQLCMISSAIDKLLSESDILNSAMFGLLITGLWKEGKKHEARRLLDLMLEKGWLPDATTHKLLVGSDARETRSQDILSIDNSAAQDTVSNILAEGLGET